Proteins co-encoded in one Nicotiana sylvestris chromosome 7, ASM39365v2, whole genome shotgun sequence genomic window:
- the LOC104220690 gene encoding fasciclin-like arabinogalactan protein 12: MKNMFLFLFFLFLQCMGILAQAPAPAPGPPPPLNVTKILDKAGQCSTFIRLLQNTQQLNEITSQLNNSNNGITMFVPTDNAFLSMKAGTLNSFTDQQKAELIQFHILPTYYSLTQFQTASNPLRTQAGGTSNREFPINITTTGSSVNITTGIVNASVSNTIYTDNQLAIYQVDQVLLPLKFFVPPAPAPAPTPIKPKKKAGSADSSTEPAVSFATSLVPNMIYKTGFFFFFSVVFCWSL, encoded by the coding sequence atgaaaaacatgttcttgttcttgttctTTTTGTTCTTGCAATGCATGGGCATTTTGGCTCAGGCTCCGGCTCCAGCACCAGGCCCACCACCTCCATTAAACGTGACAAAGATCCTCGATAAAGCAGGCCAATGTTCAACGTTTATCCGTCTACTACAGAACACACAGCAACTCAACGAAATCACCTCACAACTCAACAATTCCAACAATGGAATCACAATGTTTGTGCCCACAGACAATGCATTCTTGAGTATGAAAGCAGGAACTTTAAATTCTTTCACTGATCAACAAAAAGCTGAACTTATCCAATTCCATATTCTTCCTACATATTATTCTTTAACTCAATTCCAAACTGCAAGCAATCCTTTAAGAACACAAGCTGGTGGAACCAGCAACCGCGAATTTCCaataaatattactacaacaggAAGTTCAGTTAATATAACAACTGGTATTGTTAATGCAAGTGTGTCAAATACTATATATACTGATAACCAATTAGCTATATATCAAGtggatcaagttcttcttccattGAAATTCTTTGTACCTCCTGCACCAGCTCCTGCTCCTACGCCTATTAAGCCGAAAAAGAAAGCCGGGTCCGCAGATTCTTCTACTGAACCGGCTGTTTCCTTTGCTACTTCTCTGGTTCCAAACATGATCTACAAAAccggttttttcttcttcttttctgttGTGTTTTGTTGGAGTTTATGA
- the LOC104220691 gene encoding fasciclin-like arabinogalactan protein 12 gives MKHNLVSTFLFLFLQCIGILAQGPTPAPTPPPTRASAPAPGPPGPTNVTKILEKAGQCSTFIRLLQTTQEISQITSLLNNSNSITIFVPPDNAFLSMKAGTLNSFNDQQKAELIKFHILPQYFSISQFQTASNPVQTQAGGTSNREFPINITTNGTSVNITTGIVNASISSTIYTDSQLAIYQVDKVLLPLQFFVPPAPAPAPAPPKPKKKADSSDSDSTSALSSGAISLVPDIFCAINSPRGFVLFLAVFSFVYVSS, from the coding sequence ATGAAACATAACTTAGTGTCAACCTTTCTCTTCTTGTTTCTCCAATGCATTGGCATTTTGGCTCAAGGTCCAACTCCAGCTCCAACTCCACCACCTACTCGAGCTTCGGCTCCTGCTCCCGGACCACCTGGTCCGACTAATGTGACAAAAATCCTAGAAAAAGCAGGCCAATGTTCAACGTTTATTCGATTGTTACAAACCACTCAAGAAATCAGCCAAATAACCTCATTACTAAACAATTCCAACAGTATCACTATCTTTGTGCCACCAGATAATGCATTTTTGAGTATGAAAGCCGGGACTTTGAATTCGTTTAATGATCAGCAGAAAGCAGAACTGATCAAATTCCACATTCTGCCACAATACTTCTCCATTTCTCAGTTCCAAACTGCTAGCAATCCTGTACAGACACAAGCCGGTGGAACCAGTAACCGCGAATTCCCAATCAACATAACAACAAATGGCACTTCAGTGAATATAACTACTGGAATTGTCAATGCAAGTATTTCTAGTACAATTTACACAGATAGCCAGTTAGCTATTTATCAAGTGGACAAAGTTCTTCTCCCATTGCAATTCTTTGTCCCTCCTGCACCAGCACCTGCTCCTGCACCACCTAAGCCGAAAAAGAAAGCTGATTCGTCGGATTCTGACTCTACTTCTGCTCTATCTTCTGGTGCAATCTCTCTGGTTCCAGATATATTTTGTGCAATCAACTCTCCCCGCGGATTTGTCTTGTTCTTGGCTGTGTTTTCTTTTGTATATGTGAGCTCATAA
- the LOC104220692 gene encoding serine carboxypeptidase-like 50 — protein MESRPKSLHLFMLFYCLSSAIITAQSSFPKEALPTKSGYLTVNSTTGSAIFYTFYEAQKSSTKLNLSETPILIWLQGGPGCSSMLGNFYELGPYRVSSSFRHNVEHLSLEPNSGSWNRIFGLLFLDNPIGTGFSIASSPDEIPRNLHDVAKHLFKATREFIALDPLFMTRPIYLTGESYAGKYVPAFGYYTVKKNAGLPKSRRLNLAGIAIGNGLTDPETQVGTHALSAYYSGLINEKQKTQLESLQKEAIRLTKNGNWSAATSARSRVLGMLANMTGLATLYDFRRLEPYEDELVAKFLSNVDIKRALKANESIAFEVCSDSVGKALHEDVMKSVKYMVEYLIKHTKVLLYQGQCDLRDGVVSTEAWMKTMKWDGIEKFLEAERKVWRVNDGLAGYVQKWESLSHVVVMNAGHLVPTDQAVNSQVMIEDWVLEKGLFATGQIKQKPSNIDSRR, from the exons ATGGAGTCCAGACCAAAATCACTGCACCTTTTTATGCTCTTCTATTGCTTATCATCAGCAATAATAACTGCGCAATCTTCCTTTCCCAAAGAAGCCCTGCCAACAAAATCAGGTTACCTCACAGTTAACTCAACAACTGGTTCAGCCATTTTTTACACTTTCTATGAAGCTCAAAAATCCAGCACAAAACTCAATCTTTCTGAAACCCCAATTCTTATTTGGCTCCAAGGTGGTCCTGGTTGCTCTTCTATGCTTGGAAACTTCTATGAACTTGGTCCTTACCGTGTCTCATCTTCTTTCAGGCATAACGTCGAACACCTTTCGCTCGAACCTAATTCTGGCTCTTGGAATCGAATATTTGGGCTCCTTTTTCTTGATAATCCTATTGGAACTGGATTTAGTATTGCTTCAAGTCCAGATGAGATACCAAGAAACTTACACGATGTTGCTAAACACCTTTTTAAAGCTACAAGGGAGTTTATTGCATTAGATCCTTTGTTTATGACGCGTCCGATTTACTTAACTGGTGAAAGTTATGCTGGTAAGTATGTGCCAGCATTTGGGTACTATACAGTGAAAAAGAATGCGGGTTTGCCTAAATCAAGACGGTTGAATTTAGCTGGGATTGCGATTGGGAATGGATTGACTGACCCTGAAACTCAAGTTGGCACTCATGCTCTAAGTGCTTACTATTCCGGATTGATCAATGAGAAGCAAAAGACACAACTGGAATCACTTCAAAAGGAAGCGATTCGACTTACCAAAAATGGCAATTGGAGCGCGGCAACGAGTGCTAGATCGAGGGTGTTGGGGATGTTGGCGAATATGACGGGGCTTGCCACTTTATATGATTTTAGGAGGCTAGAGCCTTATGAAGATGAATTGGTGGCTAAATTTTTAAGCAATGTAGATATCAAGAGGGCTCTAAAAGCAAATGAATCCATAGCTTTCGAAGTATGCAGTGATTCAGTAGGCAAAGCATTGCACGAGGACGTGATGAAAAGCGTGAAGTACATGGTGGAGTACTTGATTAAGCATACTAAGGTGTTGTTATACCAGGGACAGTGTGATTTGAGAGATGGAGTGGTGTCGACTGAGGCATGGATGAAGACGATGAAGTGGGACGGAATTGAAAAGTTTTTGGAGGCGGAGCGGAAGGTTTGGAGAGTGAATGACGGGCTTGCTGGATATGTGCAAAAGTGGGAGAGTTTGAGCCATGTTGTCGTAATGAACGCAGGGCATCTTGTTCCTACCGATCAGGCAGTGAATTCTCAGGTGATGATTGAAGATTGGGTATTGGAAAAGGGATTGTTTGCCACAGGTCAGATTAAGCAAAAGCCAAGCAATATTG ATTCTCGGCGATGA
- the LOC104220693 gene encoding dnaJ protein P58IPK homolog, protein MEPLIKKLWSFDYFVAWRGFLFSALILNFVFACQFLFLQPLVSALDTKPGDAAALFERVSQNVKVKKYSEALNDLNSAIEADPALSEAYWRRASLLRQLCRYDESERSYKKFLEMKPGDSAAEKELSQLHQSKSAFDSATNLLDTGDIKKALEYIDKVVLVFSPACSKAKLLKAKLLLSDKDYSSVISETGYILKEDEDNLEALLLRGRAYYYLADHDVALRHYQKGLRSDPEHGELKKAYFGLKNLLKKTKSAEDNASKGKLRLAVEEYKAALTMDPNHSAHNVNLHLGLCKVLVKLGRGKDAISSCSEALELDGELIDALVQRGEAKLLTEDWEGAVADLKEAAEKSPQDRNIREALMRAERSLKLSQRKDWYKILGVSKTASVSEIKKAYKKLALQWHPDKNVENREEAENKFREIAAAYEVLGDEEKRTRYDQGEDIDDMGSGMGGGGFNPFGGGGQQYTFHFEGGFPGGGFGGFHF, encoded by the exons ATGGAGCCATTGATTAAGAAGCTATGGAGCTTTGATTATTTCGTGGCGTGGAGGGGCTTCTTATTTTCAGCATTGATACTCAACTTTGTATTTGCCTGCCAATTTCTTTTTCTTCAACCCCTTGTATCTGCCTTAG ACACCAAACCTGGAGATGCTGCTGCACTGTTTGAGAGAGTTTCACAAAATGTAAAAGTTAAGAAATACAGTGAGGCACTTAATGATCTAAATTCAGCCATAGAGGCAGACCCAGCGCTTTCAGAGGCGTATTGGCGTCGTGCATCTCTTCTTCGTCAGTTGTGCAG ATATGATGAATCAGAAAGAAGCTACAAAAAGTTTCTGGAGATGAAACCAGGAGACTCAGCTGCGGAAAAGGAGCTTTCTCAGTTGCACCAATCTAAGAGTGCTTTTGATTCAGCTACCAACCTGTTGGACACAGGTGACATTAAAAAAGCATTGGAGTATATTGATAAAGTCGTACTTGTTTTCTCTCCAGCATGCTCCAAG GCCAAACTCCTTAAGGCGAAACTATTGCTCTCAGATAAAGATTATTCCAGTGTCATATCTGAAACGGGATACATACTTAAAGAAGATGAGGATAATCTGGAGGCTTTACTGCTACGAGGCCGTGCCTACTACTATCTGGCTGATCATGATGTCGCCTTAAG GCACTACCAAAAAGGTCTTCGTTCAGACCCAGAGCACGGGGAATTGAAGAAAGCATATTTTGGCTtgaaaaacttactgaaaaagacTAAAAGT GCCGAAGATAATGCAAGTAAGGGTAAGCTTCGCCTTGCTGTGGAGGAGTATAAAGCAGCACTGACAATGGACCCCAACCATTCTGCACATAATGTAAATCTTCATCTTGGTTTGTGTAAAGTCTTGGTGAAGCTTGGAAGAGGGAAGGATGCCATATCGAGTTGCTCAGAAGCTCTTGAGCTTGATGGAGAGCTTATTGATGCTCTAGTGCAG AGGGGTGAAGCCAAGCTTCTAACAGAAGATTGGGAGGGAGCTGTTGCAGATTTGAAAGAAGCAGCCGAAAAATCTCCTCAG GATAGGAATATTCGTGAAGCGCTGATGAGGGCTGAGAGATCTTTGAAATTGAGCCAACGGAAGGATTGGTACAAGATCTTGGGAGTCTCAAAGACAGCATCTGTTTCAGAGATCAAAAAGGCATACAAAAAGCTTGCTCTGCAATGGCATCCAGACAAGAACGTTGAAAACAGAGAAGAAGCAGAAAACAAATTTCGTGAAATAGCAGCTGCATATGag GTTCTAGGTGACGAGGAAAAACGTACACGATATGACCAAGGGGAAGACATTGACGACATGGGTTCAGGAATGGGTGGTGGGGGATTCAACCCTTTCGGCGGAGGAGGGCAGCAGTATACATTCCACTTTGAAGGAGGATTTCCAGGTGGGGGATTTGGCGGATTCCATTTTTGA